Proteins encoded in a region of the Streptomyces sp. NBC_00258 genome:
- a CDS encoding FecCD family ABC transporter permease, with the protein MVVAVSIGAVNIPVADVWGILLHHLTGRGATNDPALDQIVWTFRAPRVALAALVGAGLAVAGAVLQTLVSNPLADPIVLGFSYGASLGAVLVITLGGAALGGLAGLGVSGAAFVGALAAGALVFALGQRRGRLAPTRLVLAGVAVGYVLLSMTSFVQLLATPTELRTVMFWMLGSVAGAQWDQLPTVTVVVLASTVVLTLFGRRLNALLAGDESATALGVDVNRLRAVLLVISALLTGTVIAVAGGVGFVGLMIPHLVRLTTGADHRRLLPLTALLGAIYLVLVDLLSRTVNRPNELPLGILTALLGAPFFLWLLRRNKGLDTV; encoded by the coding sequence ATGGTGGTGGCGGTGAGCATCGGCGCGGTCAACATCCCGGTGGCCGACGTGTGGGGAATCCTCCTCCACCACCTCACCGGCCGGGGAGCGACGAACGACCCGGCGCTGGACCAGATCGTGTGGACCTTCCGGGCGCCCCGCGTCGCCCTGGCCGCACTGGTCGGCGCAGGACTGGCCGTCGCGGGGGCGGTACTCCAGACCCTGGTCTCCAACCCGCTCGCCGACCCGATCGTCCTCGGCTTCTCCTACGGCGCCTCGCTGGGCGCAGTGCTCGTCATCACCCTCGGTGGCGCCGCGCTCGGGGGCCTGGCAGGTCTCGGTGTGTCCGGCGCGGCGTTCGTCGGTGCCCTTGCGGCCGGGGCCCTGGTCTTCGCGCTGGGCCAGAGACGGGGCCGGCTGGCCCCGACCCGGCTGGTGCTGGCCGGAGTCGCGGTCGGCTATGTCCTGCTGTCGATGACCAGCTTCGTCCAGCTGCTGGCGACGCCCACCGAACTGAGGACCGTCATGTTCTGGATGCTCGGCAGCGTCGCCGGTGCCCAGTGGGACCAACTGCCCACCGTCACCGTGGTCGTCCTGGCGAGCACCGTCGTGCTGACCCTGTTCGGACGGCGACTCAACGCCCTGCTGGCCGGCGACGAGTCCGCCACCGCGCTGGGTGTGGACGTCAACCGGCTGCGCGCCGTCCTGCTGGTCATCAGCGCGCTGCTCACCGGCACCGTCATCGCCGTCGCCGGCGGTGTCGGCTTCGTCGGCCTGATGATCCCCCACCTGGTCCGCCTCACCACCGGTGCCGACCACCGCAGACTGCTGCCCCTGACCGCGCTCCTGGGTGCCATCTACCTCGTCCTCGTCGACCTGCTCTCCCGAACCGTCAACCGCCCCAACGAACTGCCACTGGGCATCCTCACCGCCCTGCTGGGCGCCCCCTTCTTCCTGTGGCTGCTGCGCCGCAACAAGGGCCTGGACACCGTATGA
- a CDS encoding nuclear transport factor 2 family protein has translation MNDFQAIADRVEIEALRGEFTDAAMMRDRPRLASLFTPDGALRMPNIPVELVGREEIRVGGERLQSQWDFFVQTTHPGTILLDGDTATGRAYIQELARTLDGRQGLNYAVYHDRYQRTTEGWKFAERVYEVRYLDTSPLAGTAPNAAQGSETDSADATAAPVPTTSFAEPASAARLEQVAAALRAGGFAAEILDDAAAARARVAELVPEGAGVLTGASETLRLSGIDEDINTGGRYDAIRPRVLAIDRATGADEIRRLVAGPDFVVNSVAAVTETGSLVLASGSGSQLPANAGGAAHAVWIVGAQKVVPDLSTALRRVEEYALPLENDRAQAVYGMPSAVNRLLILNAEPRPGRGTVLLLREAIGY, from the coding sequence ATGAACGACTTCCAGGCCATCGCGGACCGCGTCGAGATCGAGGCACTGCGCGGCGAGTTCACCGACGCGGCGATGATGCGCGACCGACCCCGCCTGGCATCGCTGTTCACTCCGGACGGCGCCCTGCGCATGCCCAACATTCCCGTCGAGTTGGTCGGCCGCGAGGAGATCCGTGTCGGGGGCGAGCGGCTGCAGAGCCAGTGGGACTTCTTCGTACAGACCACACACCCCGGCACGATCCTGCTCGACGGCGACACCGCGACCGGCCGCGCCTACATCCAAGAGCTCGCGCGCACCCTCGACGGACGCCAGGGTCTGAACTACGCCGTCTACCACGACCGCTACCAACGCACCACGGAGGGCTGGAAGTTCGCTGAGCGGGTGTACGAGGTCAGATACCTCGACACCTCCCCGCTGGCGGGCACGGCGCCAAACGCGGCACAGGGTTCCGAGACCGACTCGGCAGACGCCACGGCCGCCCCGGTTCCGACCACGTCCTTCGCCGAACCTGCATCGGCCGCACGACTGGAGCAGGTGGCCGCAGCGCTGCGTGCGGGCGGCTTCGCCGCCGAGATCCTCGACGACGCGGCGGCCGCGCGCGCCCGCGTCGCGGAGCTGGTCCCCGAGGGCGCCGGCGTACTCACCGGAGCAAGCGAGACCCTCCGACTGTCCGGCATCGACGAGGACATCAACACCGGCGGCCGGTACGACGCCATCAGGCCGCGCGTTCTCGCAATCGACCGTGCCACCGGCGCCGACGAGATCCGAAGGCTGGTCGCCGGCCCCGACTTCGTCGTCAACAGTGTCGCCGCGGTCACCGAGACCGGCTCGCTCGTCCTTGCCTCGGGCAGCGGCAGCCAACTCCCGGCCAACGCGGGCGGAGCCGCCCACGCGGTCTGGATCGTCGGTGCGCAGAAGGTGGTGCCCGACCTGAGCACGGCGCTGCGCCGCGTCGAGGAGTACGCCCTCCCGCTGGAGAACGACCGCGCCCAGGCGGTGTACGGGATGCCCAGCGCCGTAAACCGTCTCCTCATCCTCAACGCGGAACCCCGCCCCGGGCGCGGCACCGTGCTGCTCCTCCGAGAGGCCATCGGATACTGA
- a CDS encoding ABC transporter ATP-binding protein, translating into MKLTVDQLHVTLDHRPILREVNLEAAKGDIVGLVGPNGSGKSTLLRTVYRSLRPADGVVRVGDDDVWELSPRTAARRTAAVLQDAGTTTGLTVTEIVALGRTPHHGLMGRDGAEDHQAVAEAVDRCGVAPFTDRDYATLSGGERQRVLLARALAQRPQLLVLDEVTNHLDIRARFELLDLIRSTGITTLAVLHDLDLAARLCDHLVVLHEGAVVAAGPVLEVLTPDLLHDVFGVRGGTERHPDGIVRITYAAQPLALDRETEPADR; encoded by the coding sequence ATGAAACTGACCGTCGACCAGCTCCACGTCACCCTGGACCACAGGCCGATCCTCCGCGAGGTGAACCTGGAGGCCGCCAAGGGCGACATCGTCGGGCTCGTGGGCCCCAACGGCAGCGGCAAGTCCACTCTCCTCCGCACGGTCTACCGCTCTCTGCGCCCGGCCGACGGTGTGGTCCGGGTGGGCGACGACGACGTGTGGGAGCTGTCCCCGCGCACCGCCGCCCGCCGTACGGCGGCCGTCCTCCAGGACGCCGGCACCACCACCGGCCTGACCGTGACCGAGATCGTCGCCCTGGGACGCACGCCCCACCACGGCCTGATGGGCCGGGACGGCGCCGAGGACCACCAGGCCGTGGCGGAAGCAGTCGACCGCTGCGGCGTCGCACCCTTCACGGACCGGGACTACGCCACCTTGTCCGGCGGCGAACGCCAACGCGTACTGCTGGCCCGCGCCCTCGCCCAGCGGCCGCAGCTCCTGGTCCTGGACGAAGTCACCAACCACCTCGACATCCGCGCCCGGTTCGAGCTCCTGGACCTGATCCGCAGCACCGGGATCACCACCCTGGCGGTCCTGCACGACCTCGACCTCGCAGCCCGGCTCTGCGACCACCTCGTCGTGCTCCACGAGGGCGCGGTGGTCGCGGCAGGACCCGTACTGGAGGTCCTGACACCGGACCTCCTGCACGATGTCTTCGGCGTACGGGGCGGCACGGAGCGGCACCCCGACGGCATCGTCCGCATCACGTACGCGGCCCAGCCGCTCGCCCTCGACCGGGAGACCGAGCCCGCCGACCGGTGA
- a CDS encoding FAD-dependent oxidoreductase, producing MTVNAKQDVDVTVVGAGPVGLVLAAELALSGATVQVIERLAEPAEAMKAGSINVPTAEALDRRGLLSAAEQVQREILGRVGSFSRKADDRQPGSGRHTGGDQQPGGGRRAPDSRFTGHFAGMVLDADLVDWSDADLAAHTAVAGARMVPQRELEELLAGHVTRLGIPVRRGVEVTSLEDTGDGVLVGTTAGTVRTGWLVGCDGGRSTVRRLAGIEFPGTDPELTGHLALVDMADPEKLTNGWAWSPRGAYRYGPQPGRVVTVEFDGAPGDLPHARLRSRRGTPMAPVTLEEMQTSLRRVSGTDVTLTALRGTATRWTDNARQAAAYRSGRVLLAGDAAHVHSPFGGQGLNLGVGDAMNLGWKLGAVVAGWAPEGLLDTYDAERRPLGAWVLDWTRAQIGVLRGDGKSAALREVVADLLSTRDGTTYAVKKISGADQRIDLPGGHPLIGRYVPDVWLEDGSRLVDHGHGGGFLLLDRTPDGTFARLAEAWAGRVTTVTAEHASPTGVLVRPDGVVAWASDTTGIAAVTGLEAALHRWAGARSSPPEHVPVG from the coding sequence GTGACGGTGAATGCGAAGCAGGACGTGGACGTGACCGTGGTGGGAGCCGGGCCGGTGGGCCTCGTGCTCGCCGCCGAGCTGGCGCTCTCCGGGGCGACGGTGCAGGTGATCGAGCGACTGGCCGAGCCGGCCGAGGCCATGAAGGCGGGGTCGATCAACGTGCCGACGGCCGAGGCGCTCGACCGCCGCGGCCTGCTGTCTGCCGCCGAACAGGTGCAGCGGGAGATCCTCGGGCGGGTGGGGTCGTTCAGCCGCAAGGCCGACGACCGGCAGCCGGGCAGCGGCCGGCACACCGGTGGCGATCAACAGCCCGGTGGCGGTCGGCGAGCACCCGACTCGCGGTTCACCGGGCATTTCGCGGGGATGGTCCTCGACGCCGACCTCGTGGACTGGTCCGATGCCGACCTCGCCGCGCACACCGCGGTCGCCGGAGCGCGGATGGTGCCGCAGCGGGAACTGGAGGAGCTGCTGGCCGGCCATGTCACGCGACTCGGGATACCGGTGCGTCGAGGGGTCGAGGTCACGTCGCTCGAAGACACCGGCGACGGCGTGCTCGTCGGCACCACCGCCGGCACGGTACGCACCGGGTGGCTGGTCGGGTGCGACGGCGGGCGCAGCACCGTACGCCGCCTCGCGGGCATCGAGTTCCCCGGCACCGACCCCGAACTCACCGGACACCTGGCGCTCGTCGACATGGCCGACCCGGAGAAGCTCACGAACGGATGGGCATGGTCGCCCCGCGGGGCGTACCGCTACGGGCCGCAGCCCGGGCGGGTGGTCACCGTGGAGTTCGACGGCGCTCCCGGCGACCTCCCCCACGCTCGGCTTCGCTCGCGCCGGGGCACCCCCATGGCGCCGGTCACCCTTGAGGAGATGCAGACCAGTCTGCGCCGGGTCTCGGGCACCGACGTCACACTGACCGCGCTGCGCGGCACCGCGACCCGCTGGACCGACAACGCCCGCCAGGCCGCGGCCTACCGGTCGGGGAGGGTGCTGCTGGCCGGCGACGCCGCGCACGTGCACTCGCCGTTCGGCGGTCAGGGGCTCAACCTCGGGGTCGGCGACGCGATGAACCTCGGCTGGAAGCTCGGTGCCGTGGTCGCCGGATGGGCACCCGAAGGGCTGCTCGACACCTACGACGCCGAGCGTCGTCCACTCGGTGCCTGGGTGCTGGACTGGACGCGGGCCCAGATCGGGGTACTGCGCGGGGACGGCAAGTCGGCCGCTCTCCGGGAGGTCGTCGCCGATCTGCTGAGCACCCGGGACGGCACGACCTACGCGGTCAAGAAAATCTCCGGCGCCGACCAGCGCATCGACCTGCCCGGCGGCCACCCACTGATCGGCCGCTACGTCCCCGACGTATGGCTGGAGGACGGCTCCCGTCTGGTCGACCACGGTCACGGCGGCGGGTTCCTGCTGCTCGACCGCACTCCTGACGGCACGTTCGCCCGCCTCGCCGAAGCCTGGGCCGGGCGGGTGACCACCGTGACCGCCGAGCACGCGTCGCCGACCGGGGTGTTGGTACGCCCGGACGGGGTGGTCGCCTGGGCCTCCGACACCACCGGCATCGCCGCCGTCACCGGCCTCGAGGCAGCCCTGCACAGGTGGGCCGGCGCACGGTCGTCGCCGCCCGAGCACGTGCCGGTGGGCTGA
- a CDS encoding ABC transporter substrate-binding protein — MSKKRPVATALAGALCLVTAACADSSTDKADDTGDNAAAAAAKSGYPVTLDNCGVPEKFTKAPSRVVTMNGASVAEVSTLLALGLGDRIVANQQSYGMSEVAGRAKAIKALPSGDVKLNDAYDIPREAMIGLRPDLVLSTTSYGFDEKNGFATREQLKEVGAGTYVSPQGCDQDTSKMTVADSYTLLRDMGKVFNVGDRAEKLITASEKNIAGVSAKVKGEKQPKVMVLFSNMTMGGNDFSSVVAKGIYNDILAKAGGTNAFESASKTSFADLSKEKVAATDVDALVVIGYNDPNPAAYAKKLLKEFPQWPAAKNNKYVAVSDSMYLGPSNDLAVEKIAKMLHPDKF; from the coding sequence ATGTCGAAGAAACGGCCGGTCGCCACAGCCCTGGCCGGCGCCCTCTGTCTGGTCACCGCGGCATGCGCCGACTCCTCGACCGACAAGGCCGACGACACCGGCGACAACGCGGCCGCGGCCGCCGCGAAGTCCGGCTACCCGGTGACCCTCGACAACTGCGGAGTGCCGGAGAAGTTCACCAAGGCGCCCAGCCGCGTGGTCACCATGAACGGCGCTTCGGTCGCCGAGGTCTCCACGCTGCTCGCCCTCGGCCTCGGCGACCGCATCGTCGCCAACCAGCAGAGCTACGGTATGTCCGAGGTGGCGGGCCGCGCCAAGGCCATCAAGGCCCTGCCCAGCGGCGACGTCAAGCTCAACGACGCCTACGACATCCCGCGCGAGGCGATGATCGGGCTGCGCCCGGACCTGGTGCTGTCCACGACCTCCTACGGCTTCGACGAGAAGAACGGCTTCGCCACCCGCGAGCAGCTCAAGGAGGTCGGCGCGGGCACCTACGTCTCCCCGCAGGGCTGCGACCAGGACACCTCCAAGATGACCGTCGCCGACAGTTACACGCTGCTGCGCGACATGGGCAAGGTCTTCAACGTCGGCGACCGCGCCGAGAAGCTGATCACCGCGTCGGAGAAGAACATCGCCGGCGTCTCCGCCAAGGTGAAGGGCGAGAAGCAGCCGAAGGTCATGGTCCTGTTCTCCAACATGACCATGGGAGGCAACGACTTCAGTTCGGTCGTCGCCAAGGGCATCTACAACGACATCCTCGCCAAGGCCGGCGGCACCAACGCCTTCGAGTCGGCCTCCAAGACCTCCTTCGCCGACCTGAGCAAGGAGAAGGTGGCCGCCACCGACGTCGACGCGCTGGTCGTCATCGGCTACAACGACCCGAACCCGGCGGCCTACGCCAAGAAACTGCTGAAGGAGTTCCCCCAGTGGCCGGCCGCGAAGAACAACAAGTACGTGGCCGTGTCGGACTCGATGTACCTCGGCCCGAGCAACGACCTGGCCGTCGAGAAGATCGCCAAGATGCTGCACCCCGACAAGTTCTGA
- a CDS encoding NAD(P)H-binding protein — translation MILVTGAAGALGQLVARRLAVRDDVLLGTRTPRSAGERRVDFDDPASLDFSGVDTLLLISAGFGEDDVVIARHEAAITAAEKADVRHIVYTSLSGDGDHLAYALPHRWTERRIRHSGSDWTILRNGLYAEFLAAIAAPGPDGIITAPLGEGRLAAVAREDLAEAAARVVSAPQQHAGHTYELVGEEALGGTELAAAVGGSYEPGSLARARETITAAGEALPYQVPMLVGTYSAIAAGFLDGTDIEHNALRGLLVREPRSALEAYAASVDAAHSAT, via the coding sequence CCGGCGACTGGCGGTACGCGACGACGTGCTGCTCGGCACCCGCACACCCCGTTCCGCGGGCGAGCGCCGCGTCGACTTCGACGATCCGGCCTCACTCGACTTCTCGGGTGTGGACACGCTGCTGCTGATCTCTGCGGGGTTCGGCGAGGACGACGTGGTCATCGCCCGACACGAGGCTGCGATCACAGCGGCCGAGAAGGCGGACGTACGACACATCGTCTACACCAGCCTGAGCGGCGACGGCGACCATCTCGCCTACGCACTCCCCCATCGCTGGACCGAACGCAGGATCCGGCACAGCGGCTCGGACTGGACCATCCTGCGCAATGGCCTGTACGCCGAGTTCCTCGCCGCCATCGCCGCCCCGGGCCCCGACGGGATCATCACGGCGCCGCTCGGCGAGGGGCGCCTGGCCGCCGTCGCCCGGGAGGATCTCGCGGAGGCGGCCGCTCGCGTGGTGAGCGCCCCGCAGCAGCACGCGGGCCACACGTACGAGCTTGTCGGCGAGGAAGCCCTCGGCGGCACGGAGTTGGCGGCAGCGGTCGGCGGCTCCTACGAACCCGGCTCACTCGCCCGAGCCCGGGAAACGATCACTGCGGCCGGAGAGGCGCTGCCCTACCAGGTGCCGATGCTCGTGGGGACGTACTCGGCGATCGCGGCCGGTTTCCTGGACGGCACGGACATCGAACACAACGCGCTGCGTGGGCTGTTGGTGCGGGAACCGCGGTCCGCGCTGGAAGCGTACGCGGCCTCGGTCGACGCGGCACACTCTGCGACGTAG
- the sigJ gene encoding RNA polymerase sigma factor SigJ, which translates to MTTRAEPGDDQSDPGLSAIMSERRQLINLGYRLLGSLADAEDVVQETYARWYAMSAREQRAIESPGAWLVTVAGRICLNLLGSARARRETYVGDWIPEPLPEPTEWISGRSGVGGIDPADRVTLDESVTMAFLVVLDSMTPAERVAFVLHDVFRYPFGEVAEIVGRTPAACRQLASSARRRIPAAQTPAGPSAGQADIVRQFRTAWEAKDIDALIGLLDPGATATADGGGLAVTHLHPIVGGEQIARAYAEIARVSGDRTTFVECTVNGLPGLVAQQDGDIATVFAFEIAGDRIRHIWAVRNPEKLRPWRMS; encoded by the coding sequence ATGACCACCAGAGCCGAGCCCGGTGACGATCAGAGCGATCCGGGCCTCAGCGCGATCATGAGCGAGCGGCGCCAACTGATCAACCTCGGCTATCGGCTCCTCGGATCCCTTGCCGACGCCGAGGACGTCGTGCAGGAGACCTACGCCCGCTGGTACGCCATGTCCGCACGGGAGCAGCGGGCCATCGAGTCGCCCGGCGCCTGGCTGGTGACGGTCGCAGGCCGCATCTGCCTGAACCTGCTCGGCTCGGCACGGGCCAGGCGCGAGACGTACGTGGGCGACTGGATCCCGGAACCGCTGCCCGAGCCCACGGAGTGGATCTCCGGGCGCTCCGGCGTCGGCGGGATCGACCCGGCCGATCGGGTCACCCTCGACGAGTCGGTGACGATGGCCTTCCTGGTCGTCCTCGATTCGATGACCCCGGCCGAGCGTGTCGCGTTCGTCCTGCACGACGTCTTCCGCTACCCCTTCGGCGAGGTCGCCGAGATCGTCGGCCGCACTCCGGCGGCGTGCCGCCAGCTCGCCTCGTCCGCCCGCCGTCGCATCCCCGCGGCGCAGACCCCGGCGGGCCCGAGTGCCGGGCAGGCCGACATCGTCAGACAGTTCAGAACGGCGTGGGAGGCCAAGGACATCGACGCCCTGATCGGCCTGCTCGACCCCGGCGCCACCGCGACCGCCGACGGCGGCGGGCTCGCGGTCACCCACCTGCACCCGATCGTGGGCGGCGAGCAGATCGCACGCGCCTACGCCGAGATCGCCCGTGTGTCGGGCGACCGCACGACGTTCGTCGAGTGCACGGTCAACGGCCTGCCCGGCTTGGTGGCGCAGCAGGACGGCGACATCGCGACCGTGTTCGCGTTCGAGATCGCGGGCGACCGGATCAGGCACATCTGGGCGGTGCGAAACCCCGAGAAGCTCCGTCCCTGGCGGATGAGCTGA
- a CDS encoding VOC family protein: protein MNADDRNILAGARVATRLPAQDLDRARRFYSEQLGLEPFDERPGGLLYRCGGVDFVVFQSTGASPGTFTQMALEVDDIETAVSELKRRGVVFEEVDVPGLRTRNSIADIEGNYPSKGARGERGAWFRDSEGNLLGIGELVF from the coding sequence ATGAACGCAGATGACAGAAACATTCTTGCCGGAGCACGTGTGGCGACAAGGCTCCCCGCCCAGGACCTGGACCGGGCGCGGCGTTTCTATTCCGAGCAACTCGGCCTTGAGCCCTTCGACGAGCGGCCCGGTGGTCTGCTGTATCGGTGCGGAGGCGTTGACTTCGTCGTTTTCCAGTCGACGGGAGCCTCGCCCGGGACCTTTACGCAGATGGCGTTGGAGGTCGACGACATCGAGACAGCCGTATCGGAACTCAAGCGGCGCGGCGTGGTGTTCGAGGAGGTCGACGTTCCTGGACTCCGTACCAGGAACAGCATCGCCGACATCGAGGGGAACTACCCGAGCAAGGGCGCACGAGGCGAACGCGGTGCCTGGTTCCGTGACAGTGAGGGAAACCTGCTGGGCATCGGCGAGTTGGTCTTCTGA
- a CDS encoding TetR/AcrR family transcriptional regulator — MNPRERRAARHQPPNPEAEAGPRPRRRKAPITVEQVVDTALGVIATEGYEALTMRRLAGALDTGPASLYAHVVNKADLDELLIGRLCAELVLPEPDPAVWREQISGVCAQIRDQYLKYPGISRAALAMAPTDLETVRVSEGMLAILLAGGVAPQAAAWAIDALLLYVAAYCLEVSIARRRSADDDTVWVHDRDELLRRFAALPAGTFPHTTRHAAELTAGEGHDRFDFTLALMIDGLAHR; from the coding sequence GTGAACCCGAGAGAGCGACGCGCGGCGCGTCATCAGCCGCCGAACCCCGAGGCCGAAGCCGGTCCCAGGCCGCGGCGCCGCAAGGCCCCGATCACCGTGGAGCAGGTCGTCGACACCGCTCTGGGCGTCATCGCCACAGAGGGCTACGAGGCACTGACCATGCGCCGACTGGCCGGCGCGCTCGACACTGGACCCGCCTCGCTGTACGCCCACGTGGTCAACAAGGCCGACCTCGACGAGCTGCTCATCGGGCGGCTGTGCGCCGAACTCGTACTGCCCGAGCCCGACCCCGCGGTCTGGCGGGAGCAGATCAGCGGCGTGTGCGCCCAGATCCGCGACCAGTACCTGAAGTACCCCGGAATCTCGCGTGCCGCGCTCGCCATGGCCCCCACCGACCTCGAGACCGTGCGCGTCAGCGAAGGAATGCTGGCGATCCTCCTCGCCGGCGGTGTCGCCCCGCAGGCCGCCGCCTGGGCGATCGACGCCCTTTTGCTGTACGTGGCCGCCTACTGCCTCGAGGTATCGATCGCGCGCCGGCGATCAGCAGATGACGACACCGTCTGGGTCCACGACCGCGACGAACTGCTACGCCGGTTCGCCGCCCTGCCCGCCGGGACCTTCCCCCACACCACCCGCCATGCCGCCGAACTCACCGCCGGCGAGGGCCACGACCGGTTCGACTTCACCCTCGCCCTGATGATCGACGGTCTCGCACACCGCTAG
- a CDS encoding N-formylglutamate amidohydrolase — protein MTDVSASFRLVAGAPDSPVILHVPHSSRVIPADVRSGIVLEDAALERELDHITDSHTARIAATAAERCTTGPWQFVNRLSRLVVDPERFPDEREEMLTVGMGAVYTRTTHREELRPADHDGRQLVERYFHPYAAAVTDAVTRRLEAVGRAVIIDVHSYPTERLPYELHGDGPRPLICLGRDDFHTPADLLAHAEMAFAGFGGTGINTPFSGTYVPLRYYGNDPRVSALMIEIRRDVYMSEPGGPAGPGLDALANALADLVDMASTAGRVRA, from the coding sequence ATGACCGACGTGTCGGCTTCCTTCCGTCTCGTGGCCGGCGCGCCGGACTCCCCGGTGATCCTGCACGTCCCGCACTCCTCGCGAGTGATCCCGGCGGACGTACGGAGCGGCATCGTGCTCGAAGATGCCGCGCTGGAACGGGAGTTGGACCACATCACCGACTCGCACACCGCACGGATCGCGGCGACGGCCGCCGAGCGCTGCACCACCGGGCCCTGGCAGTTCGTCAACCGGTTGTCGCGGCTGGTCGTCGACCCCGAACGGTTCCCGGACGAGCGGGAGGAGATGCTGACCGTGGGCATGGGCGCGGTCTACACGCGGACCACGCACCGGGAAGAGCTCCGCCCGGCCGACCACGACGGACGGCAGCTCGTCGAGCGCTACTTCCACCCGTACGCGGCTGCGGTCACGGATGCCGTGACGCGGCGGCTGGAGGCCGTCGGACGGGCTGTGATCATCGACGTCCACTCCTACCCGACCGAGCGCCTGCCCTACGAACTGCACGGTGACGGCCCCCGGCCGCTCATCTGCCTGGGCCGGGACGACTTCCACACCCCGGCCGACCTGCTGGCCCACGCCGAGATGGCGTTCGCCGGCTTCGGCGGCACGGGCATCAACACCCCCTTCAGCGGGACGTACGTCCCGTTGAGGTACTACGGGAACGACCCCCGGGTCAGCGCCCTGATGATCGAGATCCGGCGGGACGTCTACATGTCCGAGCCGGGCGGTCCGGCAGGCCCCGGCCTCGATGCCCTCGCGAACGCCCTCGCCGACCTGGTCGACATGGCGAGTACGGCCGGCAGGGTACGCGCCTGA